In Mytilus edulis chromosome 6, xbMytEdul2.2, whole genome shotgun sequence, the following proteins share a genomic window:
- the LOC139528663 gene encoding uncharacterized protein, whose translation MENTQNIGLTTVTNPSPGQVTNYNAKPYHMQPVQTSGGRDLASDLVWQRDPDCSRDPNVGNHGNPMMVSQGVHVPVNQTQMMPINQPHGVHQMQGVPMSQPQSVPVNQSPSGYPVSNVNNTLPHNPAGYQYQGQTTTVPNASGDHAHVGMGQPFQMPQGNVYPGMRPQGLGNYLPVTSHQQLMMDTDGNRIQQNNMMQQNMAMTGYQMPPQNMVPVQYNQNFVQGGNMNGNTQYMNMRPPTTTVQHQQQHQPQHQHQQANYNHPRLVPYNQQLMNAPRTQYNNPRPPVVQTPTLNIMAANQIAQKPTNLNLPSSTQVSSPDTGYPTVQSPTVASPGTESVKSPTYVFMCNKCNYVTPHRSSFKTHYSSHIQYKPYQCAYCDHATIMKQPMQKHVKMKHAIEDSEGFSYESDSKKENIIEFFSNQCRSTMNLEEAKKYLDKYESGEKLKSGPAKRKLSMEEREKDSSKRKKSWPEAGDESYQSEASLGQSKSPISPRKLTHWKQGVTFEHKNQDTKTKVGRGRSIKSFTSFAKQKKFITSGVMKCPFCEFKSGSQKGLKRHCNWRHLEKRYRCNNCDFSTFFLEEMEGHIQRDHCESYQLHSNETRKSPEKTVGRPRKNLSSAEETTPKTVTIDRFAEDNADDSGNDDMQLNCPHCNFSSNPFALKRHLFFYHKECDWKCKICGFISGSKKELVRHSNKAHPNTQPNIVQTFADISSLLPDNASEQEKGTPPDKDIDENEKVVGKHKLIDRDYIKTNKKRMVLGKKRVSKIINDTSGEDRLQIMKIISERKKQKRGRKREETKNDQNSYVVRPKKLKIARIGFSCVYCTYAAPLRHQLRLHCYEKHTKHPACLMEFINSTMALEEQEDYARDKTEEKKSPEKTGSTLEINANKHVSEDMVVNSSSEKQVKDIQDFEEKSVEEGEQDSSEKLEGKKIQSIEAADTVKEKKNKLEESVIEISSADETELDITIEDSDCEKKTEGETTKDLKDKSKNEIQNLPENPNTGTDNSISKVDEDQNKEVLTCMENILANIGNADNTTTENGANDYILQTDKFNGHKFSNPFSTLIVQLNSTQLLVKDAFEGTLDDVDIYLEKYGVRTLNMDSLTPRQFSLFMKKFGSNLQQIAA comes from the exons AtggaaaatacacaaaatattggTCTAACAACAGTTACCAACCCTTCACCTGGACAAGTGACAAATTATAATGCTAAACCATATCATATGCAGCCCGTCCAGACTAGTGGTGGGCGTGACCTGGCTTCTGATTTAGTATGGCAGCGTGATCCAGACTGTTCTAGGGATCCTAATGTTGGTAACCATGGTAATCCAATGATGGTTTCACAAGGG GTACATGTTCCAGTAAACCAGACACAAATGATGCCAATTAATCAACCACATGGTGTTCATCAGATGCAGGGAGTACCAATGAGTCAGCCACAATCAGTTCCAGTAAACCAGTCACCATCAGGGTACCCTGTTTCTAATGTTAATAATACTCTACCTCATAATCCTGCAGGTTACCAGTATCAAGGGCAGACAACTACGGTCCCAAATGCCTCTGGCGATCATGCTCATGTTGGTATGGGTCAGCCATTTCAGATGCCACAGGGAAATGTTTACCCTGGGATGAGACCCCAAGGTTTAGGGAATTATTTGCCAGTCACAAGTCATCAGCAACTCATGATGGATACTGACGGAAATAGAATTCAACAAAATAACATGATGCAACAGAACATGGCAATGACAGGGTACCAGATGCCTCCTCAAAATATGGTACCAGTACAATACAATCAAAATTTTGTACAGGGAGGTAATATGAATGGCAACACACAGTATATGAATATGCGCCCCCCTACAACAACTGTTCAGCACCAGCAACAGCATCAACCACAGCACCAACATCAGCAAGCTAATTACAATCATCCACGTCTCGTACCATATAATCAGCAATTAATGAATGCTCCGAGAACACAGTATAACAACCCTAGACCACCAGTGGTTCAAACACCTACTTTGAATATAATGGCAGCCAACCAGATAGCTCAAAAACCAACAAATCTTAATTTACCATCTAGTACTCAAGTTTCTTCACCAGACACAGGTTATCCAACTGTCCAATCACCAACTGTCGCTTCACCAGGGACGGAAAGTGTTAAATCACCAACATATGTTTTCATGTGTAATAAATGTAACTATGTGACACCACACCGCAGCTCATTTAAAACCCACTACAGTAGTCATATACAATACAAACCGTATCAATGTGCCTACTGCGATCACGCTACTATTATGAAACAGCCAATGCAAAAACACGTCAAAATGAAACATGCTATTGAGGATTCCGAGGGATTCTCTTATGAAAGTgattcaaaaaaagaaaatatcatagAATTCTTCAGCAATCAATGTAGGTCAACTATGAATTTGGAAGAAGCTAAAAAATACCTGGATAAGTATGAATCTGGTGAAAAACTAAAAAGCGGACCAGCAAAGCGTAAACTGTCTATGGAAGAGAGAGAGAAGGATTCTTCAAAGAGAAAAAAGTCTTGGCCTGAAGCTGGAGATGAAAGTTATCAAAGTGAGGCTTCATTAGGTCAATCAAAATCTCCAATTAGCCCAAGAAAACTCACACACTGGAAGCAGGGCGTTACATTTGAACATAAAAATCAGGATACAAAAACTAAAGTAGGACGTGGTCGATCTATAAAATCTTTTACCAGTTTTGCAAAACAGAAAAAGTTCATTACTTCAGGTGTTATGAAATGTCCATTTTGTGAATTCAAATCTGGATCACAGAAAGGTTTGAAAAGACATTGTAATTGGCGACATCTAGAGAAAAGATATAGATGTAACAATTGTGACTTTTCTACCTTCTTTCTAGAGGAGATGGAAGGTCATATCCAAAGAGATCATTGTGAAAGTTACCAGTTACATAGCAACGAAACAAGGAAATCTCCTGAAAAAACTGTTGGAAGACCGAGAAAGAACCTATCCAGTGCAGAAGAGACAACTCCTAAGACAGTTACCATTGACAGGTTTGCTGAAGATAATGCAGACGACAGTGGAAATGATGACATGCAGTTAAATTGTCCACACTGCAATTTTTCTTCAAATCCATTTGCCCTCAAGAGACATTTGTTCTTCTATCACAAAGAATGTGATTGGAAATGTAAGATTTGTGGATTTATTTCTGGCAGTAAAAAAGAACTTGTACGACATTCCAATAAGGCACATCCAAATACTCAACCAAACATTGTTCAAACATTTGCCGATATTTCTTCTCTGTTACCAGACAATGCTTCAGAGCAAGAGAAGGGAACTCCCCCTGATAAGGATATTGATGAAAATGAAAAGGTAGTGGGTAAACATAAACTAATTGACCGTGATTATATCAAAACAAACAAGAAGCGAATGGTGTTAGGGAAAAAACGGGTTTCTAAGATCATCAATGATACCAGTGGTGAAGACAGActacaaattatgaaaattataagTGAAAGAAAGAAACAGAAACGTGGTAGAAAAAGGGAGGAAACAAAGAATG ATCAGAACTCTTATGTTGTACGTCCAAAGAAACTAAAGATTGCCAGGATAGGATTTAGTTGTGTATACTGTACCTACGCTGCTCCTCTTAGGCATCAGTTACGACTTCATTGTTACGAAAAACACACTAAACATCCAGCTTGTTTGATGGAGTTTATAAATAGTACAATGGCTTTGGAAGAACAAGAAGACTATGCTAGAGATAAGACAGAAGAGAAAAAGAGTCCGGAGAAGACGGGTAGTACTTTGGAGATAAATGCGAATAAACATGTCTCGGAGGATATGGTAGTAAATTCTAGCAGTGAGAAGCAGGTAAAAGATATAcaagattttgaagaaaaatctgTCGAGGAGGGGGAACAAGACTCCAGTGAGAAATTAGAAGGAAAGAAAATCCAATCGATTGAAGCAGCAGATACAGTCAAagagaagaaaaacaaattagaGGAATCTGTAATTGAAATAAGCTCTGCAGATGAAACAGAACTAGACATCACAATAGAAGATTCTGATTGTGAAAAGAAGACTGAAGGAGAAACAACCAAAGACCTCAAAGACAAgagtaaaaatgaaatacaaaatcttCCAGAAAACCCAAATACAGGAACAGATAACTCTATATCAAAAGTAGATGAAGATCAAAACAAAGAAGTTTTGACTTGTATGGAGAACATTCTTGCCAATATTGGGAATGCAGACAATACTACAACAGAAAATGGTGCTAATGATTACATTTTACAAACTGATAAGTTTAATGGTCACAAATTTTCAAATCCTTTTTCTACGCTTATCGTACAACTTAATTCCACCCAGTTATTAGTTAAAGATGCCTTTGAAGGAACACTTGATGATGTagatatatatttagaaaaatatggAGTTCGTACTCTTAACATGGATTCTCTTACTCCTAGACAGTTTtcattgttcatgaaaaagttTGGAAGTAATTTGCAGCAAATTGCAGCATGA